The DNA segment gTGGGTTGATGAAGCATGGATATATAGCCTATGAATTTctccttttttgtttttattaattttctctattttctaatttatgtacttttgaattatattatgttttcactaattattttttttaataaatattgatgtcaaaagatttatagagctgaaaataaaatattgattaaaaatgagtttaaattgttaaatgagttattaatatatttgttctaaataataaaagagGAGAAAACTGGAATAATTAATAATTGAACATATGGTGATATTTCAAGTTTGTAGCAAGTTTCTTGATGAAGTGTCATCATGAGAAAgtagtgttttattttatattagacCATGATTATTCCCGAAACCcacttaagaatttttttaataattttttttgtctgatttaaaaataattaaaattaaaaaatgcatCAATCGCGGGGCGCCACGTGTCGGTGGGTTCGCAAACAATACAAAAAACCACGACAATCGGTCCTTATCTCACGCCTTTTGAaactgatttttaaattttttgtggGGCCCAGGAGTCAAGAAACCCTTTAGTATTCTCTGATATTCATGATCTTATTAACCTATGATTTAATTATGTATTCATCATTGATTGTAGTTCCatcatttctttttattaatttttcaaaactaCAGAAAATTTTATGAGATTTACTCCATTTGGTCTTCATTGCCCTAGGTTTAGTGAACGGTGGAAAAGAAAATAGCATAAACAGAATTTTCTCATTTTATTTCTTCTGAATGTTTTAATCAGTTTATaacatttatgtattttaaattatattatgtaatttcacaaattattatttgttgacTAAAGTTTTCCCCGAACTCAAGTTAGATTatgtatttttactattttttttactgTTTGTGTCTAGTACCTTCATTTTccacactatttttttttggatcgtGTATTAATCTTTGAATGtggatttctatgtttttttgttgtttttctaATCTGTTTGATGAAGGAAAAAAAGTCAGTGAGatccaccttttttttttgatagatggGTTCAATAAAAgtgagaaaaaacaaaatcgtAAATGAATTCCTCTCTTTTTGTTATTCTTAATATTTTCTATCTATTCTTAATTTGATGTATTTTTAGACTACATTATGTATTTTCATTGTTAGAAATATTGATGTCAAAAAATTTGTTGAACTGAAAACAAACTATTAATTGGGTTTTTAGATAGATTTGGTTTAAATAATAGAAGATGAGAAAATGTGgtataattaaacaaaaaattaatattatggTGAGGTATTATGGACAATAGTGTTCTATTTGTACGCTGTAACAAAAATTCTGATTTTTTCAGAATTTACAATTTcgattaattttaatatttttaggccTAAAAGCCCACAATACTTTAAATGTTGTCTAATTCTAAGATAAAGATAGAAATAGACTTATTAGCCATGGATCCATCACAATCGATATCAAGCAATGCCCAATTCAGACAAGATTGAATAGACCCACAGGCTAAAGACCTTGTAGCCACATTTCAATATGAATAACCCGGTTTCATCAAACACATTGCTacaaaaatctaaacaaaaaaaaatattataattattcaaatttaaCACAAATAATGATGGGAAACAAAGAATGAACCAAACGAAAATCagtttatatatcaaaccgAAAATAGTGAAGACAAACGAAATCAAACACAACACACAAGTCCACATAACATCATTGCCAAagggaaataatatttttatatttgaagaaGCAAACGTACATATAAAAGTGAAAGACTTCATAAATTTTGTTGGCTATAATGCTATAAAAAGTTCCCGCTTCTGCTCACCCGAAGCACTTCTCTCCAGCTTCGCCTTCCATTGTATAACAATGTCCTCATAGTATTCCTGCATTTATTTTCTAAGGCTGTTAGATACTCAAAACAGTAAATCAACAGATACAGCATTGGATGTTGTTAACCATATGACTTTTTGAAACAGAAAGATACTGACTTTGGAGAAGTCGGAGGTGAAATGTTCATTTTCTTTCTCCATACTCTCTATTTCAAGTCAACAACGTAGAGATTAAGTTTGTGTACTTGGATGTGCAGAATAGTGTCACGGCTGTTGTGAATCAGAATATCGAGTAGTTGTGTCACTTTGCAACTCCCGACCAAGATAAATACTTGACCTTTCACCAAACTGCCTTCTGTCAACGAAAACGTAACCAGACAGCTTATCTGAATACAAATCTTCTACCTTTTGACCATAAACGTTGCTCGAGGGAGACAAATAGCTTCCAGAAGCATACTTTGGTGACTGGCAGAGTGGGGACATATCCGGATAATCCGACGACTTGTGTGCTCAAAGATGGGAGCTGGTAAGAGAAGTAGCTCCATAGACCGACCCATATTGCGTTCCGTAATGAGTGGCTGTGGATAAATGATATCTGTAGGCACCAATGTCAGTCTTCTGAGgacatttcttttatttaatgaTGGATGGCGAAAGGCAAAGGAATCTGAGATACCCCTTCTGCCCGACTGACTGTTCTTCCTGGATGAGCTGCATATTAATATAACCCAATCAGCCAATTATTATCAAGAACAATGAGCAATTCATCAATCAGCAACGAATAGAAACAGGCAATGAAATGACGATTAGCTTCAATCAAATATAGTAGTAAAAATTGGATTTTGATGGATAAAGTTTGATCTTACATTGTGAGGATAACCCAATTGAGAACCGTACGGCGGTTACCGGTTGTCCGTAGCCACCACTCCCTCTTACTAAAtacactaggataagacccgcgccttgcgcgagattaagttattatttttattatattttggagaatgaaaaaatagtttggcttcatttggattacgggtattcaatccggatatcgggttggtttcggttcggtttttttcggtatttggttagtaaaatataactactattctaaatccatatgtactttgactttagtctttcacatacttttgaaagatttcaactgaacgactaaattgatcagccaatcttgttgctttaaatcattagtgtttatatatatatatatatatatatatatatatatatatatatatttatatatattatttagtttgaatatttattaaataaaaattcatatgcgttatattttatgatcatttgtaacttattataacaaaaaaataatctattgatcacaaaattttcagagtgggaatattcaaatttctaataatatatagacgttttgaaaaattcaaatataacatataagaaaaaatataaatgtttttattatatatttaatgtgattttttaatatctttcaataatataaaattaaaaaaaagaactaagataccaaaattgttatcaaatatttattattcataataattaattttcatatatatgttaatcatattaggtaatttcgtagcttctaattaaggaaagtgcaaaaacaattttggtagattatttatcaactcgatagttagtttaataaaaaatataatgtaagtcaagatggaccaacctatttttctaagaatagtatattttatatagtcattattaaatgagaatttataatcatacagttctatgatcattcatatcattttataactgaatatttaaatcatcgataacaaaattttcaatgtgaaatctttttaataagtttataatttataaatgtttttgaaaattcattgaaagttttaatattaaaatatttatgtaatcttatggtatatagtataatctatatatatatatataaatatatatgttttattattaaatgatatttttactcatatggttttaaaataatgtgtatcttcttataatattaaataaaagttcatattaatacaattttatgatcatttgtaacttattatgacaaaaaaaaaatctattgatcacaaaattttcagagtggggatcttcaaatttctaataatttatagacgttttgaaaaattcaaaatataacatataagaaaattttaaattttttttattatatatttaatgtgatttttaaatatattttaataatataaaattaaaaaaagaactaagatacaaaaattgttatcaaatatttattattcattataattaattttcacatatacgttaatcatattaggtaatttcgtagcttttatttaaggaaagtgcaaaacattttttggtacgttatttatcaattcgatagttagtttaataaaaagtgtaatataagttaagatggaccaacctatttttctagaaatagtatattttgtatagttatttattaaataagaatttataatcatacggttctatgatcgttcatattgttttataacaaaatatttaaatcatctataacaaaattttcaatctgaaatctttaataagtttataatttataaatgttcttgaaaattcattgaaagttttaatattaaaatatttatgtaatcttatggtacatagtgtttaatatatatatatatatttattttattattaaatgatattttttactcatatgattttaaaatcatgtgtatcttcttataataaaaaagttaaaccattgatcattaatttttaacataataattttaatagttttagtcatttattttcgtttttaaaaattcaaaatataacatatacgaaaaaaatctaaattttatttttatagctaatttaattgtttaatttattttagtaatataaaattaaacaaaaaatgatggaagagatatacattgttatcaaatctttattattaaactcattaattgtcatatatatatattagtcatttatggtaattccgtaggttttatttaaggaaagaaaatatcatatcatatcattatatcatatagtttgaccaacttatgtatctaacaacatataaaaatcgaatgtggacctacttatttttcaattgaatgtaattgactacctaattgagtgccacctatgcattggggcctcttttaattaatacaaaattgaggttacatcttttcaaatgttcctcaattaatatataagggatatctTCTCAGCGCATCTGATTGCAATCAATGAGTTATTTGTacaaatttctctatatataggATGAAAAGATCGGAATCAGAGAATTTAATGTTAGATAGTGGGAGGGGTGGGTTGAAGCCCATAAATGAGAAGCTTTATTACTTAGCGTGAATGTAGAGTAGGCGTTAAGAAGGCCGTATCGCAGAGGTTAGGAAGAAGACGGAAGTTCATATAGTTTTAAGAGATGACAGGTGTCATGTTTTCAGATATGCAACGCTGAGGTGGAGGCCTGAGGAGAGTTTTTGAGCaactttattaatatagatTCTCCATTGCCTTcactatattaaaaaaattcaaattataagTGGGTGTTAATCTGAAATTTGAAGTAATTTGATTTTAATGAGTTTTAGATGATTTAGGTGAATATTAGAATTTggtatgatttttgttaaacaactCTAGAATCTTATCTAAAACtatgagatttttatttttatttttataactaagaAACTATTCTCAAACACCCTAGTACAATAATAGTGGATGAATAACAGTagatttgttattttaatacaaattatcTGAAACTCTTAGTTGAATTCATTCTCTCCTAAGACTTTTTGAAATGCATGGAACAAcccaattaacaaaaataattctgttgaccaaaaaaaaaacaacaataactCGGTCTCATCGACAAAAGAGTTTGGAAGCCATCAACAAACATCACCAATATTTTATTTGACAGGAATCAATTCTTTCGAAGCATAATGAAATATTGCATTCCGGATTTGGCATTCGCAAGTTGCGGAAGTATATCTTGACACTTTTCCTCAATGCGCTCCATTGTCTTCTCCATTGCTTCTTTACCAAACCGCGTCTCAAGAATTCCTCCAAATGTAATTTTGTGTGAGGTCACCAAGAACTCTGGGTCCAAGGGAAGTTCTTCATTCGCATGACTAATTCTCTCAAACGCTTCTGTCGTAAAACACCCACTGTCCTCAATGACACTCTTGAACTCCGCAACATGTGCCGGATAGATTGGGAAATTGAGAGAGTCTAGCTCTTCTTGGTCAATTAGCCCCTAAGCAAAAAAATGATGCAAAAGcgtcaaaaatataaaagataatacTTTTGCACCGTGGTACACACTACAATTCTAGTGAAGGATCTGAGCGACaatatttttacctctttaGCCACATCATGGAGGCAATTTCCCATGAAATCAAGAAGCATTCCTTTCATTGTTTCAGACATTTTAATTCCATCAGGTAGACATGATCCAAGAAGGAATAGCAAACCCCCTGAGACAAGTTCTTCTCCTCTTGCTCTCAAGAAACTTCCCATGTCGATCTTGAACTGATCATGGTACGCTTCCGCGACCTCTTCCGAGAATCCAGTGCAATGAATGTCCTTGTTCCATGCTGGAGAGTTTCTATCCGCGATCCCTTTAGGAACTTGGGACAACCAATGAAGCGAATAAGAACAATGTCCCACATGGAGACTGTCTCGAGGAAGAACACGACCAAAAAAAGAACCCGGAACTCCAGCAACAAAGTATTTTTTGGTCAGAGGGAGTGTTTGAAAAAGAGTGTTGAAATCATTCTTGAAGTGATCGTTAAAGAGAACTTGGAACTCAATGTTACCGTCCGGATTTTGCTGAGTTTCCTTGCGATACTTTTCTTCCACAGCATCTATTATGTTTTGTACTGCAAGAAAAGTATTAGGTCCAGTGGAACAACCGAAATCCGCTATGTTAAAGCGACTGGAAGCTGAGTTGACGTTGAGTTTGGTCGAGATAGCTTCATTGATTTTTTCCTTTGCGACTTCAAGTAACGCTCTCTACAATGATCAACCCCATCATCAATGGACAGCATACTTCTTAGATTTAAAGTTCTCATGTCTCAAATTAACTTAAAGCTCAATTAAAAAGAAGAACCAAATTtaacattaaatatattaataacccCAAAGACAATGATCAgttatatcaataaaacaatatgttctatattttcaaagttcgtcaaatttaaatatatttgaaaaaaaagactTAAACAATTTAAAACATCGTCGACATTTAATTTGATTCAAACTTCAACAATTTCAACAATTCCAGCACCATATTCTCCTTCAGTCTCGGACCATCCATTAGTAATACAccgttttagagaatttttgaCCGtccggaatttttttttaaaaactactaACCTGATACGTTGAGTGCTGACTATAGCTGTTTGGACCCTTGCTTCCGGCCATCGTGTACGTAGGAGccatctctctctatatatgtaCCTTGCGAATGTGATGGTTCTTGTGAGTTAATTTGGTCAGTAATTTGCACAAGCgatgtatttatatattctcATATATTGAATATTCTGTGGATAAAATTGTTCTCAAATATTAATACAGCAACCCAACTTGGACCGATCTGGAAAACGACGACTTTCAACTCAAAAAGCTTTTGAATTTTCCACATTGTACAAAGGAACTTTCTACGTTTCACTTGCATATTTTCCACGCACGCTAATGTCGACGATGATGTTTATAACTACCCACTAGGTGGTAACCTACGCCCTGCACGGAGTGAATGatgtaatataaattatttatttttaatctataggtgttaaaaatgtaaaagttgtaatcataaatattatatgttatataataaaAGATGTAAAGAAATTATGCATGTTAATATAAGATGGAACTTCAATGATTGATCATTTATAtgtttagtttacaaaaaaaaaattgatataagatggagaaatttcatgtttaccactttcatggtatcaaatttcatttttaccaccactaaagagatattttcaaaactACATTCTTTATTAAGTgtcaaaagactcttataccattgttatatatataatgaatcattatttaaataaataaaaataataaaataagaaaaaataataatttttttaatgttttcgacttatactttttcaaatttgaacttttaataaaaaaaaaattgaattttttttatttttttcaaattttcatcttgaaaatcgaaaatttatgtttgaaactattttaaaatttttttatattttttaagtatttatttatatatttattagaatcataaatttcatatttcaaaaaccctaccctacccctcaactctaaaccctaagtctatattagttacTCCTAGGGGTATAACTGTCttttactatttattaaaagtgagggtaaaagtgattagtgtagacatgaaaagtggtactatgaatgtggtatgtGTAGCAATTTCTcttaaacaaaacatattttttacttttccgTTGACAAATATGTGTGCTagtatttagttatttaataatattatggattactaattttcttatttttattttataaaaaaaaagttattattaGCTTACAATATGTTTACTAATTAATTTAGattgtaaaaaagaaaagaaaaatggtcTATTTaaaaaactgaaatattttcatgttttattaaaaccGATATCTAATCATCTAAAGTAAAATCAAAAAATgctataaaagataaatatatttataggtttttgattaaaaaaaaccgAATAACCCAAAAACTaatggtatataaaccgaaccaaactaatatatatatggttttacTATAGTAGCTATTTTTACAAACCAAAATAGTGAAACCgaaaaaaccaaaccaaaagggAATTATACACAAAAAATTGTGGGTTGACCGAGATTGTATAAAGCTATCTCggaattttggtttttttttttttttgaactaaccGTTTATAAATTTGGTATTCAATATGCTTTGCTTGGAATTccattaacaaaataaataaaatgtttcaGTAAACATACAAACATATGTACTTTAAAAAATAAGGGGACAAATGGTATTACTTTATTCTAAAGGCTTGTTCAAACAATTACTCTTATCTTCCACATATAGACTTTAAAGGcttcaaatcaccaaaaaaatcaaaatcaaccaTTTTATACTTAAGAACAACTAAATCGTATAGAGAGGTAAGAGTTTATGCTTGTGATGAAATGTAATACGAAATAGGTTGGTGTTTGTATAGAAGAACCAATGACTAACCTATTAATGCAAcaataaatgtaaataaattacatatatacGACATTAAATACAGAaatcatttatacaaaattgttataattttcgTACAGAATTGGTTTTGACTTTTGACtaaattttttctatattaattcttttaatactaatgatataattatatatcttgaATCAATGCCATATATATTGTTGTGCATTCAAATATTCTTCAATCTTTAgttgcaagaaaaaaatattcttcaatATTTGAATGCAAGATTGTGATCCCGTGAATTAATACATTTATATCCTTACGgttttcattatatatttaccTTACACAGATCTTTGACTGAAGATCAAGAATGTGCATTCACCGAGCTCATAGTGATAAAAACGAAATATTACATTACGTTATGAGATTCACATTCACATAGCATTTTAGAAATACCGAACATTCaggaataatttatataaaattgaacTATTCCAATAAGTGGATCTacctaaataataaatataattaaatacatttatacaccataattaaatatatttatagaaaaatgaaCTATTCATATTCCTTCAACTTTTAATAGTTTAGCATATTCGTATGAAACAATTTCCTATGAATTCTCCATAAAAAAGTAGCTAGTAGGTCTACGATCATATGTATATGGGCAAATTTATAATGCAACGGCCTATCAAAGCTGTTTATACATGCACATTTATTAAATCTTTTATATGGGTTAGGGTTTTAATGACGGCATAAAACATGATAAAGTAGGATATTGGAAAACGTTTAAAGATGAATGATTTCTAAATGGAGATGCAAGTTGTATTTAAATAGTAGAACAATGGTGCTACGTCAATTATTGAGAGTGTCACAAAGGAAGGTGTATAATCTAATTACTGCTTAATCAGCTTACaccatatttgtttaatatattatcGAATTAGATCATTATTCAATGCAAAAGTTGAAATTTGATTCAATAATGCATtagttatcaaatattttgaagCTCGAAATTGTCATGGAAGGATTACGTGATTGGGTATCCACATAAATATACAAacattaaagagattaagaaaataataaagtttcTTATCAGAATGTAGTCAAAATCGTGAAATCAACACAATAATAACACAAGTGCTTCTCAAGAAGTTGACACATCAGCATTTTCGAGTGTTGTGGAGTTGACAACtcaattaatgaaaaaattatgcttccaatgaaaacaaaagaaacttacACGTCACTTATATATCAAACGTTTTCATTTATTCGTTTTATTCACGTTCATAACAttgataaagtaaaaaaaattaatatctaaCAACTACGTTCCCTggtgaacaaaaaataataataataataataacaactaCATTCCCAAAGTGTTGGTTAgtctcttttcttttgtatacTAAGTCTTTCACAATTTCTCCACTGAATCTGTTTGTTTACGGTCCTCTACATGTGAGAAGTCACGTTCTTGTGACAGTTGTGCACAAACCAACTCATATTTCTCGACGAGATTGGTGAGCAAGACAACAATGTCTGACAAAACATGTTGTTGTATTCACAACCACTATCATGAGTATGATTTTGGCTCGTCCCAACGTCTTAAAGGCGGTAGCCACTAAGGATCTGATTGTGAAAGGAAATAGAGTTGATAATGTGGTGCTTAACGAGCTCTTGTGTCAATGAACCACAACACAATCTTACATCAAAAATCCATTTGTTACCGACTGCTGCTTCTCTTTCCTGTTCTGTAGAAACAGGTTCTGGCACAGTGAGCCATTgagtataatttttatataagctTTGTGTGATCTGCTTTTAGGCTTGTTGAaggagatgaagatgaagatttaAAGGATTTTTCGCTCACATAAAGTTTAGTAAAAAGTcaatacatgtatatatttgatagATGAATGTTCTATTTTTCTTAAGATTTTACCATCATTTATTGGTTCGTTAAAGCAATGGCATATATTTAACTCATCCAAGAAAACACTATATGGTCATGGAACCAATTCAAAGAATACATTTGACTGGTCATTTTTACAACTTTATAACCCTTTAAATTTGTCAAACGTAGGGTGATTAGGTTATGGTGTTTCAAAATTCAACAATTGTCTACCGAGAGAAAATTTGTCATGCATATTAATAAAATCAGGAATGTGTGGATAGCATCTTTTTGCTCagattattttgtaataattactAACTAGATACTGACCCGCCCTTTTAAAGGGCGGGTATTCTATCTATTAAAATgtcatttttcaattttaatattatttctaatTAGATgtgtttcaatattttattatctaatatggttttatttttataaattgtaattCTAATTAGTGCGAGTATGTGTTTGAATAGTTTATTATCTaatatggtttttatttttataaattgtaatgtaatttatttgttattagtAAAATTGTGTTTACACATATAGGACTGCAAATTCGTTGTTTGtttaattcttaaatatatcacatatattaatttgtttatttcttaaatgtataatctcaataaaaataaaacaggttttttatgattttaagtaTAGATATTTTACACAAATTGGCATAATGggttaatatatttgtttatctcttaaatgtataattcctgtataaaaaataaaacaatctttttaatgattttcactaaatatattttaaccaaaatagCCTAATGGGTTAACAATGGTTCAATTTGGACCTATCCAATGGGCTTTAAATTTCTGTAGATcattaaagatattaaaaaaagttatggtatgttttgtaatttttaaaaaaattcagggGCATAATCATAAAaaggattctgctttaatagtatagatgcaAGTGAAACCATAAACGTTGATATTTTTCATatctatttaatattatttaagaaattattttaacgcaatttaatatttgaagtttcagaatttaaacttaaagtatattaaaatattattttgagatAAACACATAATATTAGCaatttttatgattgaattgtATGATGATAATGAATTGAGTTAAGACAAAAGGAAGGAGAACACCTGGAAAGTTGTCAAAGAAAAAGTGGAAGATGAACGAcagcaaattaaaaaaaaaatagatgaacATATATGAGATAGGAATATGATACATTGTCATTTCATAGAAATACAATGACACTATTAGATGactaaaaatggaaaaaaaaaacataagaattaTGAGAAATCTTCCCTTTGGacaaatgttaaaataaaagtaagaaGTTATCCAAACTCATTTTGCACTCAATGTAAACCCAAGATAAACAAATTGAATAACagtttaaatgaaaataataccatgggtgataaaaaaaaaagacactgaACTTTGTTCATATCATACAAAGATATAGACATTAGAAAAGAGAGATGACATTTAAAGGTGTagtgagaagaaaaaaatatttcttcagTGGACTGTTGGAGTCTAAAAAATGGTGGAGATCAAGATAATAGAGCTATAACAAATTGAAGAACATAGGCTACTGTTGAATTTGGTGAAATACATCAGTTCTTTGTAATAAATATCAAAATGTAATAATATACATGGGATGACTTAAAAAAAAGTGACATAttcaaactttaaaattaaaagaaaaacatacacgatgttattttattttaaaggttTATAATCAATTTGGATTAGCCGTGAGAATTGAGGTTATAtgcaaaataataaaaca comes from the Brassica napus cultivar Da-Ae chromosome A7, Da-Ae, whole genome shotgun sequence genome and includes:
- the LOC106423269 gene encoding farnesoic acid carboxyl-O-methyltransferase, giving the protein MAPTYTMAGSKGPNSYSQHSTYQRALLEVAKEKINEAISTKLNVNSASSRFNIADFGCSTGPNTFLAVQNIIDAVEEKYRKETQQNPDGNIEFQVLFNDHFKNDFNTLFQTLPLTKKYFVAGVPGSFFGRVLPRDSLHVGHCSYSLHWLSQVPKGIADRNSPAWNKDIHCTGFSEEVAEAYHDQFKIDMGSFLRARGEELVSGGLLFLLGSCLPDGIKMSETMKGMLLDFMGNCLHDVAKEGLIDQEELDSLNFPIYPAHVAEFKSVIEDSGCFTTEAFERISHANEELPLDPEFLVTSHKITFGGILETRFGKEAMEKTMERIEEKCQDILPQLANAKSGMQYFIMLRKN